From Apium graveolens cultivar Ventura chromosome 9, ASM990537v1, whole genome shotgun sequence, the proteins below share one genomic window:
- the LOC141686149 gene encoding uncharacterized protein LOC141686149: MWSNKIEFFLGKIGVDYCLTNDSAPENFKRDFEKDNKTCRGILLHYMTAALYLIYSKSLKDKEIWDALKTKYGSDDFGTKKYECSRWLNFRMSNDKHVLQQVHEYEYLCADIIVEGMKICEIFQANYLLEKLSASWQTYVHAMKHKQNDFTLQELVSHIKIEEQNRIQTKETSLVHSSFTNTNNLVESKDAGRKRGPKDKDPNQLHGTKIKNKNFKGATRHICSNREMFEDYEKASDGECVFMGNSSIVSILGKRKVSIKLTSGKRLHYIINGDFVGKCFCNGGLLVLDILTDNKIVDVSAYIVEYITLWHARLGLVNVASVKRLKQLSLIPEFSNTSFDKCEAEVENKLHTKIKRLRSDRGGEYNGETLKKFGELMKIIHEVIAPYAPEQNGIAEQKNRTFKDMMNSMLISSGMPINMWGETILYTCYVLNRVPHKRSD; the protein is encoded by the exons atgtgGTCCAATAAGATAGAGTTTTTTTTGGGTAAGATTGGAGTAGATTATTGTCTTACCAATGATTCAGCCCCCGAAAATTTTAaaagagattttgagaaggatAATAAGACTTGTCGTGGAATTTTATTACATTATATGACTGCTGCTTTATATTTAATCTATAGTAAATCTTTGAAGGACaaagaaatatgggatgctttaaaAACCAAATATGGTTCCGATGATTTTGGGACTAAGAAATATGAATGTAGTCGCTGGCTAAATTTTCGTATGTCTAATGATAAGCATGTTCTTCAACAAGTTCATGAATATGAATATTTGTGTGCCGATATTATTGTTGAAGGAATGAAAATCTGTGAAATATTTCAAGCTAATTATCTTCTTGAGAAATTGTCAGCATCTTGGCAAACGTATGTTCATGCGATGAAGCATAAACAAAACGACTTTACTCTTCAAGAGTTAGTGTCTCATATCAAGATTGAGGAACAAAATCGAATTCAAACAAAAGAGACATCACTTGTTCATTCTTCCTTTACTAATACTAATAATCTTGTTGAGTCAAAAGATGCAGGTCGTAAAAGAGGACCAAAAGATAAGGATCCAAATCAGCTTCATGGAACTAAAATAAAGAATAAGAACTTCAAAG GTGCAACTCGCCATATTTGTTCAAATAGGGAGATGTTTGAGGATTATGAGAAAGCATCTGATGGAGAATGTGTTTTCATGGGCAACTCAAGCATTGTGAGTATACTTGGAAAACGAAAGGTTTCTATTAAACTTACCTCTGGAAAACGATTGCATTACATAAT AAATGGTGATTTTGTGGGAAAATGCTTTTGTAATGGAGGATTGCTTGTACTTGATATTTTGACTGATAATAAAATTGTTGATGTTTCTGCTTATATTGTTGAATATATTActttatggcatgctagactaggcCTCGTCAATGTTGCTTCTGTCAAAAGGCTTAAACAACTTAGTCTAATACCTGAATTCAGCAATACATCTTTTGATAAATGTGAA GCTGAAGTTGAGAATAAGTTACATACAAAAATTAAAAGGTTAAGATCAGATAGGGGTGGAGAATATAATGGGGAAACTTTAAAGAAATTTGGGGAACTTATGAAAATTATTCATGAGGTTATAGCTCCATATGCGCCTGAACAAAATGGAATAGCTGAACAAAAAAATAGAACCTTTAAAGATATGATGAATTCCATGCTTATTAGTTCAGGAATGCCTATTAACATGTGGGGTGAAACTATTCTTTATACTTGTTATGTGCTTAATCGTGTGCCACATAAAAGGTCTGATTAA